A region of the Falco rusticolus isolate bFalRus1 chromosome 6, bFalRus1.pri, whole genome shotgun sequence genome:
ATACCAAAGATACCcgtggttttttttgtctgtccCAATGTTAAGaagctatatttaaaaaaagaaaataaatcagaaaacagtgTAGCTATTGAGGTTAAAATCTCAAACGTCTTCTGTAGAGAGGCTATTCACACTGCTGGAATGGAGTATTGATCACCTCTCTTCTCCATTGAGTCTTAATTAAGAAAATCATTCTGCTTGTGTTCAGGGGAGAAATGAGAGTACACAGAAGCAGGTGTTTAGTCAAACTCCAGAGAAGCAGAATTACAAGCAGGAACTCTGTGATGTCTCAAGGCTTTTGAACTTTTTGTTCTCCATGTACACCCAGGAACACTAAGctcataaaatactttaaatgcaGAAGGAACAATGTTGACCAGTTCTGGCCTCTTACTCAGAAGCTGATTTTTCAGAGTCAAAGGCTGTTGTCCCTTCAGTTCTCCTTCTTCAGGTGCACCGTATTCTGCGTGAAGGAAAGTGCATGTAGACATGAACCCTTTTCAGAGAccaaaaatgcagcagcagaccTAAGAGCACTGTGGTGTTGGATCGGGCACGAGCCTGCTGCGCACACGGGCCTGGACCCACTGCTACAGCTTTTAGGAGGGTGCACAGGCACATGGAGGTCCCCCTTAACATCCCCACTTCAAAAAAGCCCCCAGATGGAGAGAGCCGCCACCTGCTCGCCAGTAGTTACAGGGCAGATGCTCCCAGGCGTCATCCCTGAGGCAGGGAGCGTGGCCTGGAAGGCTGCAGCACCATGCGGCTGCCGCACAGAAGCTAAAGCCACTCACCCGCAGGCCTGCCCACAGGTGGGCTTTCCTGAGGCAGTGGCAGCACCCGGAAAAAGCATCAAGGGGAAAGGAAATTGAAGAGAGACTGAACAAGTGCTACCACAGCACCAGAAGTGAGGGAATTATAGTTTTACTCTACTTGTACTTACTAAGACAAAGTGATGGGTATCTGGGATGAGCAGCAAGAAATTCTtcacttggtttgtttttctctgggTTCCAATTTCCACCAGCTGCTAACCAGtcatttccaaatattttgcGATAATCAAgctctgctccttttctttcagcaggAAGGATCTGTACTGACACAGGAATGGCACATAATATAATTATAAAGctttccagagaagaaaatctaATTAATGACACTGACTCCTTGCTCTTACTGAGCTGTTCAGTACGTTTTAATGCTACCAAGAATCGTACAGTCCCTACCACCAAGTACTGACCGATCCATAAATTAGTATCTAAGCAAAGATGTTACTGTACATGATGATGCAAGGATGTCTGTGGTAGCTATGAacagctgctccctctgctctcatTTATAATAAACATTTGCTGCAAGTTTGATTTGGTTTACAGGATAATCCTATTTTCCTATTACAGAAGGCAAATGCTTGTATTACTGTCACTGAAGCACATGCAACTATGCcgcttttgctttctttttttttttgtcaagagTATGGTTTTTGTTAGCAATCCTGATACAcgaattatttactttaaaaaaagaagtaaatatctatagtgaaaaacaagaaagaatttgaaaaccAGAGGATGTTAGTTAATCCTTACAAACAGTTAACAAAGCGTGaccttgggagaaggaatagacaCCGTGAATCAAGGAGAACATCATGGAGAAGCAAACGGTTCatgagaccaaacagaaaattacctGAAACTAATTGTGAACTACACTAACTGGCATACCCTGAGCAAAGAGAGCCCCCTACTaacacagccccctccccacagagcACGTGgggtgaaaagaaagagagctgTACCTTCAGATGGAGACAAGGCTCGTAAGAACCAGTGAGAATTAGACGTGACTAAATGTAACTAAATGATTGCTGAAAGTGCATAAAGGCTTTAACCATGTGTTAAGAGTTGTGCTAGCTCtgtggatttaccacctagCACCCGTCTCTGCGCAGACATGCAATAAATGGTGTCTCAGCTCTGCGTGGATCGGCTCGTGCACACCAGGAGGACCCCAATTTGGGATAACGGTCCTGCAACTTCAACACGGCTCGGGCACCTGAAACCACCACCACTCCTCCGTCTTGTCCCAGTCCCCACTGAGTTAGCAGCGCTCCCAGACACGGCTGGGTGTTGCAGCCCTACTGAGTGCCACACTGACCAGTGTGTGATGGAACGGTCGGCACTCTTCCTGCACCCAAACAAACAGTAATCTTAGAAGAAACTAAAAACAATTCCTCAGGTAAtgatttaatgtttttctgcagaCTCATGCGATTTGTTAAAATATCGTGTACCTCAGACTTGTTCAAGACCTCCAGTTGACTGATCTTGGCAATAATTAGCTGTCTCAGGGTCTCTGGGTTCTTCTCTGTGTCCATGAAAGGGTTATTGTGACACTGCAGTGACCGCAAACTTGGCAGTTTATCCAGCTCGTTGATAGATGACcactgaaagggaaaggaacagTCTTTTGAGGAAACACCAAACATCATTTCAGAACAACACACAGTAACATTGACTTTTACTATACAATGACCATGACTGAAACTATTCTTTTGGTCAGCAGAACCAAGTACTTTCGTCCTGTTCATTTAGctaaggaaaaaacctgcattaCAGttaattaagtaaaaaaaaaaaataaatacaagcagCAAATGAGGTACTAGTCGGCATTTTAGATCACTGGAATTCTGCAAGAGGAATTCTGAGGtagcagagggaaggaatgtttctgaatttttgaATTATGCCTCTGTGTTGATCAAAGTATTCAACGGTTACCTCAGGATCTTACACAtacaaagaaatttttaaaaagcaaatttcaagttactcttaaaaaaagacacacatgTTTACAAAATGTGAAACTGTCACAGTCTAACTTACCTGTGATATTTTATTGTCATTTATTGCAAGGCGTTTTAGTGCAGGAAACATTTTAGTCTTGCATcctaagaaaaagaataaatttacaAGGCAATAGTGTAAACTTTATAAACAGAATTATAAAGCTATAAAGGTGTTACTTCCACATACCAAATCCAGCATCAGGAAAATGTATAGAAGATATTCCAGTGTTTCTAAGTATTAGCTGTTCTAATCTGAAATTTAATAGATACGATGATTACTATATATGGCACAGGaagttttttttgtaaagaaatactacgtcaggtttgtttttttttaaagatctaaTAAACTTTTGATGTGGTGCATAATCATGGACAAATGAACAGCAGCTTCCCAGACAGTACCCAGACTTCAGCGGAGTGTTCAGGGAATAAATCTTGCAGAGAATAAGTGCAATAATTTCAAGCTTTCACAATAGCCCCTGGATTTAAACGGTGTGAttttccaaatgattttttaatagcttGTGGCTATTTAAAATCATGGCTGCTATTTTGGTGCACAGTGCAAGCCAACAGTTCTGTAAATTCCAAAACTACTGTATTAGTCCCACCCTTCTGCAGCCACTGTAACTGAAGTGCTTAAGGAACACCCCCCTACTTTCCTTCCCTGGCTGGTAACCCCAAAGCAAGAATCACAGCTCAAGCCTGTAACTGCCATTAAAGACGCTGCTATTAAGAGTACAGAAAACCCCCCAAAATCTGCGTAAAGGGTATTACCACAGACATTCTTTCGAGAAAGTGGAAATACATTTACCCAATGCGGTATGGGAATTGTGCTGTCTGGGTTTTTAcgggttttgtttgttttttaattttgaagcgTGTCTATTTCAAAGTCTGGAAACTAGCCCAAACACGCATTGAAACATCCAAAACAGAGTGTCTGTGCAGAGGAGATGCCACACACTTGTACCAGTGAAGTCACAACAGTAACCTTGCCCACGGTTAATAATGGAGAGCAGATAACAGAGACAGGGAAGAATTGTCactacactttttttcctccctccaacCCCCCCCGTTGCTTTCTTTACAAAGGACAAATAAGCAGGCACCGTGGGTATACAGTGCTCACGGCAAAGCATCCATTACCAATGATATTTAGTGGGTCAGCCTCAGGAGTGACACCGTTCAGCAAACTGCCCAGCGGCTTTCTGCAGAGCCCGACGGCTGTGCAGCTAGGGGTGAGCCTGCATTGCGCTGCCACGGTCAGAAAACTGTCCCCAAGAAGTAACTTCCATAGCTCCTTTGCTTTGTCACTCCACACACACTCTACAGTCCTGTCATCTTGGATAAAACCCCTGTGCATACTAATATATCAAGAACTTAGTAACATGATAAATCACTTCTGTTTCACAAGTATACGCTGAAAACCTAATGACGTACAGCTTAATGTGTTACTATACAACAAAAATAAGATCGTATCAAAATAGCtcagtgaaataattcagttaCTCTCCTCAAGAGGGCAAGATACCTCTATTTCAAGACTGCGTAAATCTTCCATGCAACATCAATACTATCGTATTTCAGTTAAGACCATGGAGATGAATACCCAGGACAAAGAATTCCCAGCAAACTTGTTTAACAGCTACCTGGGGAGATGTGCTATTAGATGCAGCTGATTTCCATCCAGTAACTGGTTGTCTGAAAGGTCTAACAACTTCAGGGTCTGCAGGACGTTATCAGGCCTGCcacattggaaaaaaaccaaacacaaatgCAGAACATTTAAAGTTATATGCTGATGAAAACACTAGTTTTCCAAGTACATAACTGCATGCAATAGTTCTGTACATTTATAAACGTTTATAAAGTGTATCACCTGAAGTTTGcatcatttattttacaattacGTCACGGTGATGTAAACATTACAGGAGTGGAACTTTATCTGCTGTGTAACTTTGCAGTACATCAGTCACAAACGACTCGCTTAGGTTACTCCTCTTACCTTTCCAAAACTGCGATATTATTAGAAGTAAGGTACAACTCTTCAAGTGCTGGCCATCCTGGAGCACAAAGAAGAACCTAAGAGCAAAACTTTATTTAATATAACAAAAGTTGGGGGAAATCATTCCAGAAACTATACTTTATGTAGATTTCCTGAGAAGATGTTCAGAACAAGCCACAGCTCCCCAAAACGGAGAAACAAGCATTATGGATTGCCTAGCCCTCCCTTTCTTCCAGCTGGCTCTTGCCTGTGTCTGGATCTACCGGCACAGATGACATCAAAGGGGTTCTGCACAGTCACAGGACTCAGGGTTCCAGGCTGTAGCCTAGCAGCTGCCCTACCTCAGACTGTGTGACCTGGAAACTGGATTTATTTTACTCTGTTGGGTTGGAGCGATCAGATTTTCCCTATGATGAGGTGAGGAAATGGCCGTATACACCAGACTGCTAATGGTTCTGGAACATCTGCACATCTCATCAGGTCTGCCAGACTTCTTGAATGTCTTAATTTATCAGAGCATGGAGGCTTCTCTGTGATGGGACCGTGCCAGCACATGAAACCACTAAAACCCAAGAACTGCATTAAGTCAGCACATATCCTgaagttttcaattaaaagaaattagttCAAAAAGTCTACAAAATGAACAAagatgcatttgttttaaatcttgtGTCCTGAAAGTACAGACACatcattattttactttataaagatttattttttgcaaacagctacagcaggtaacacaacttttaaaaataaatgcttattaTAAAGCAATAGAAGCTGCTGGCACAAACCCCAGTTTTTTATGTGATTGTGACAGTGTcaaaaattttgcagttttagCAAATGGAGTTCCATAAGCACTGGAACTGACTGGCTTTCTACAGATTTGTGCCACTGagttgcaaattttttttttcactgaggtTTGTCTTGTGTGTATTCTCCAGAGACAAATCAAGCGTGAGCTCATCCTGCTACTCCTTCCTTAGTTAGGAAACTTAAGGAGGGGCTCTTTCCTTCATCTACATTCCTATTTTCTTGGAACTTGTaggtaataaattatttttaagctcCCACCTCTTCTCAAAATGTGTTTGCAATTGGCTAGCAGATTCAAAGTTTTTGAGATGCAgcaccacagccacacacatgcacagcatGATCGGCTAAAGGCTGTTTTTACAGGAGGTTACAAAGGTTACAAAGCAGTGCAAGTTCAGCCATCTGGACAATCAAATTGTATTTGTTATGTACATAGCTAACTGATTCTCCTGTAAATGCCCACTATCCTAGTCACCAAAAAGCCTCCTTTCATCAACGGTTCTTCATTCTCTCCATTACAGCTCTACGAAGTTATACAGCTGGATGTATATATAACTGTCTTATTATATACAAAATACTGAGATGTCTTCAAGTGGTGGCATATGATATGGGACTTAACTGCTTCACACCCAAAATTATGAAACACCATCCTGCTGCCATATCTGCAACACACGTAAAATTACAAACTCAGATATAACAACTTTTCCTGCtccacagcaacagcaggaaaCACCAATATTTCATCTCTTTATTTTGGACAGTGTTTCCCTATGTCAACAAGACAGACCAAAAGAGTTTATCTATTAGTGATGAGGAAGCATGAAAAGAAGCCTGAAGAGTCAAGAGAAATTAAGTGCACATTTACTACAGGGAACCTCTGGGGGCTTCCCCCACAAAAGCCCTGCGTTGTGACGGATGGAATAGAAAAACTGCACAACACTGAAGTATCAGAAGCCTTTTCAATAGACTGACCAAATTATTAGAAAATTGCCGAGACCAAATGATAGTCACATCACAATCCTAAGAAACTCCAATTGCGGAATTTTCAACTATTGCTTAAAACAGCTCCCACAGAAACTAAGTTCACAGGTCTAACACTAAATTAACACTCAGGGGAGACCAGGGGCTTGTTGGGGATGGCTGGTGGGGAGGTTGGGATGAATAGCCAGTGGAGTAGCCACTGCcgatcaaaaagaaaaacagaaatccaaaacctattgcaaaagaaacaaagaaaacaagaaacaattGTCACCGTGTAAGTCCACGATGTTCCTGTACTGTTGGTCTCTTTATCCCAGAAAGCAAGTAATATAAATAGGAAAGGCACAAAGCAGCTTAACAAGAATCATCAAAGCTATGAAACCGAAAACAGCTGTTCTCAGTTACTTGCATACAAAATATTGAGACATATTATCAGGCAGCAAGATCAAAAAtcaaaaagggtattttttCATACAGCACATAATTAAACTGATGTTAAAAGATGTGGGTatcaaaattttcaaatggTTCTTAACACAGTTCGATaaacaatgaaatacaaaatccacaaaaaataattaaatacagaTATACAGTCTCCAGCTCGGGAAGTCCCGGAATTCCAGACTACTTTATAAGAAGCTCTTACCATACACTTGCCCTTTGCCTAGAATTTTACCCAACTACCTGCTACTTGCCAGTGTCAGAAACATGATCCTGCACCTCTCGTCTAacccagatttttcttttaccctGTGTAACAGCAGATTATTTTATAAGATGTTAGTTCGAGAACAGAATGACAAATATAACATTATGATGTacatgctgaaaaagaaaaagtggttttgGGAGCCATAAATATGAATTCATTACTATCAAATGCATTAATTAAATTTCTAGGTCAATGGTTTCTAACTGTAGGATATTTCATAGCACAACTTCTCCCCTTGAAGGGTATATGTTATGTTTTGAACAATCAATCAACAATTAGACAGTAATGAGCTCTTTTATGGATATACTGATAGAAATCTCAGCTGTATTTAGACATATGCATATAATGTACTAATGAAAGAACTTTTAGGAAAGCTGATGCTCAAGGCATGTAAATGTGGATTTATGCATAACTGCTTAACAGTTAAGTGTTCCCCTCTACTGcgaaaaatacttcaaaacgggaacaaatgaaaaaaaaaccaacccaccccaagtcttcttttttaaaactatccCCATGCCATATATTCTTACGCATGGCaccaagttatttttaaatgctgttcaccaccaaattgttttaattttaatgaaaacatttctaggATTTTCAGACTTTGCTTATATTCCCATTGACAATCACTGTATTCCTCTTTTCCCTGGATCATATTCACTACTATTTTCTATTAAGAAGTTGACTTTTCAAAGTAACTTCCTATAGAGCTCAAGCAGTAATATTTTGAGTTTATTCACAGAGATTTAATGTCAGGCTGGtccctttatttttccccttttttttggCTGCCATGGAACACCACTTTGAAGCATAGGCTTCTGTCTCTGTACTTATGAATGAATCAAATTTCAATTTTCTAAGAAAGATTGCTgaacaaaatatgtatttactgCCTATGATGAATTGTCAGCTAAAGCAGAGttgcaaaaccagcagctgccaACGTTTTAACCACCACAGATTTACCCTGACGAGCACTAGACAAGATCTGAAGTGTTTGTAGCCACTTAATTCTTCCATTTAGTTCACTATTCATATTGCTGCCGTTATGGAAGGATTATAACTGTCCCAGCAAAAACCACACTGATGGTTTAAGAGCACAGTGAACGGCCACTGAACAAAAATATAGCAACGACCCTCCTCTAGCcctgctgcagaagagaaggaagaagtttctttccatttaactCAAACCCCAGTTTTGGTAAGCGCTCTATTACCGGATAGTGGCTGGCAGcaaaaaattgaaaattcaGGTAATTTCTCAATGCAGTACACACAGAATGTAACCTGAAGAAATCCAAATAATGGGCTGGAATTTACAGGCCGTTATAAGCAATGTGGCACTACTGAGATGTGCTTCATAAGCCTGCTCGCTGAAAAAAGGCCCACTGCTAACGTATTTGACAACAGGACTTCATGCTTAATAAGACAAAGTATTAGGGGAGAGCCATTTACATGTCTGCCTGTTTCAGTCCCTGAAACAAGTCAGAGCTTTGTTTATTCAGTGCTGTATCTGTGTTGCACATAACCAGGCACGATGTACTTCAAAAACTGTCAGTATGTGCAAAGATACTAAAGCCAATCTGCTGAGGCAAAGCGATGCCAAAACAAGTACTTCGTGTCATGATGACATACGttctttccatttgcatttgttctactgcatgcataaaaatgcagataaacCTTTAATAACTACAAGGCAGCA
Encoded here:
- the TBCE gene encoding tubulin-specific chaperone E isoform X3 codes for the protein MAASPPSGALGRRVLCGTEYATVRYVGCVPPTAGIWLGVEWDNPQRGKHDGTYEGTQYFKCNENKIKFPSTSTSVSGVFSKLRILALNQTEVTWTEVLLCAPGWPALEELYLTSNNIAVLERPDNVLQTLKLLDLSDNQLLDGNQLHLIAHLPRLEQLILRNTGISSIHFPDAGFGCKTKMFPALKRLAINDNKISQWSSINELDKLPSLRSLQCHNNPFMDTEKNPETLRQLIIAKISQLEVLNKSEILPAERKGAELDYRKIFGNDWLAAGGNWNPEKNKPSEEFLAAHPRYPSLCLKYGAPEEGELKGQQPLTLKNQLLTLTIKCPEKPEQKPVEKKLPESMTVQRVKGLLYRLLKIPGSELKLSYESSKLEGKEVELDNDLKPLQFYSIENGDCVLVRW
- the TBCE gene encoding tubulin-specific chaperone E isoform X4, which codes for MDSVAEQQSRLNQLVDISVRKCAVSHAGETEEISRTCANIRHINLSKNLVSSWETVTAIASQVQNLETLNISENKIKFPSTSTSVSGVFSKLRILALNQTEVTWTEVLLCAPGWPALEELYLTSNNIAVLERPDNVLQTLKLLDLSDNQLLDGNQLHLIAHLPRLEQLILRNTGISSIHFPDAGFGCKTKMFPALKRLAINDNKISQWSSINELDKLPSLRSLQCHNNPFMDTEKNPETLRQLIIAKISQLEVLNKSEILPAERKGAELDYRKIFGNDWLAAGGNWNPEKNKPSEEFLAAHPRYPSLCLKYGAPEEGELKGQQPLTLKNQLLTLTIKCPEKPEQKPVEKKLPESMTVQRVKGLLYRLLKIPGSELKLSYESSKLEGKEVELDNDLKPLQFYSIENGDCVLVRW